The following are encoded in a window of Manihot esculenta cultivar AM560-2 chromosome 8, M.esculenta_v8, whole genome shotgun sequence genomic DNA:
- the LOC110621763 gene encoding transcription termination/antitermination protein NusG, with amino-acid sequence MKQGLLLWSPCHHALSPSSLAFISLPILRTKPSSSITATLDSTYTQKQDLTARERRQLRHERRESKAGYSWREEVEERLIKKPKKKRTSGSEDLNLDNLADLGPQWWAVRVSRVRGDQTAELIARLLARNYPDMEFKVYAPSVKVKRKLKNGTYSVKSKPIFPGCVFLWCVLNKEMHDFIRECDGVGGFVGSKVGNMKRQINRPRPVSVQDMEEIFQQAKEEQEKSDQAFKEEQLGEEVINSGNIVDNGIIKSVKDSIQTRGSAKISDPLTNGSPRKKTSKLPTKGSTVRVISGTFAEYEGSLRKISRKTGKATVGLMLFGKETLVDLGLHEIVAETK; translated from the exons ATGAAGCAGGGGCTTCTTCTATGGAGTCCTTGCCATCACGCTCTCTCTCCTTCCTCACTCGCCTTCATTTCCTTACCAATCCTCAGGACCAAACCCTCTTCATCAATCACTGCGACTCTCGACTCCACTTATACCCAGAAACAAGACCTAACAGCTAGAGAGAGGAGGCAACTACGGCATGAAAGAAGAGAGAGCAAAGCCGGCTACAGCTGGAGAGAAGAAGTCGAAGAGAGGCTTAtcaagaagcccaagaagaagcGAACTTCTGGGTCGGAAGACCTCAATCTTGATAACCTAGCCGACTTGGGCCCTCAGTGGTGGGCTGTTCGAGTTTCTCGCGTCAGAGGTGACCAGACCGCCGAGCTTATTGCTCGCTTGCTGGCCAGGAACTATCCTGACATGGAATTTAAG GTTTATGCTCCATCTGTCAAGGTTAAGAGAAAACTGAAAAATGGTACCTACTCAGTTAAATCAAAGCCAATTTTTCCTGGATGTGTTTTTCTATGGTGTGTATTAAACAAAGAGATGCATGACTTCATAAGAGAGTGCGATGGAGTTGGTGGATTTGTTGGTTCAAAGGTTGGAAATAT GAAAAGACAAATCAACAGACCTAGGCCAGTATCTGTTCAGGACATGGAAGAAATCTTCCAACAGGCAAAAGAGGAACAAGAAAAATCTGACCAAGCTTTTAAGGAAGAACAGCTAGGAGAGGAAGTGATAAATTCAGGGAATATTGTTGACAATGGTAtcataaaatcagtaaaagattCCATCCAAACGAGGGGATCTGCAAAAATTTCTGATCCTCTTACAAATGGTTCACCTAGAAAAAAGACCAGCAAGCTCCCGACTAAAGGTTCAACTGTTCGGGTCATATCTGGGACTTTTGCAGAATATGAAGGCAGCCTCAGGAAAATAAGCCGCAAGACTGGAAAG GCAACAGTGGGATTAATGCTCTTCGGCAAAGAGACTTTAGTGGACCTAGGTCTCCATGAAATTGTAGCAGAAACAAAATAA